The genomic segment GTCACGCCTTCGCCACCGATCATCTTCAGCATGTTGTACGTGATGTTCGCGGCTTCGACGTTCGGCATGATCAGCAGGTTCGCTTCGCCGCTCAGCGTCGTGCCCGGGAACGCAGCCTTGCGGATCGCTTCAGACAAAGCCGCGTCGCCATGCATTTCACCGTCGATTTCGAGCGTCGGCGCGCGTTCGGCAATCAGCTTGCGAGCCGCCGCCATGCGCTGCGACGACGACGACGGCGCGCTGCCGAAGTTCGAGTTCGACAGCAACGCGACCTTCGGCGTGATGCCGAACTTCTCGATTTCGCCCGCAGCGAGGATCGTCATGTCGGCGAGTTGCTCGGCGGTCGGCGTTTCGTTCACGTACGTGTCGCAGATGAACAGATTGCGGCCCGGCAGCATCAGCAGATTCATCGCGGCGAAATTCTGCACGTTCTCCGCCTTGCCCAGCACCTGCTCGATGAACTTCAGATGCGTGTGGTACTGGCTGATCATCCCGCAGATCATGCCGTCGGCTTCGCCCAGACGCACGAGAATCGCGCCGATCAGCGTGTTGAACTTGCGCATCGCGGCCTTCGCGACGTCCGGCGTCACGCCTTCGCGCGCGCCGAGTTCGTGATACGCCTGCCAGCATTGCTGATAACGCGGATCGTCTTCCGGGTCGACGATCTCGAAGTCTTCACCGCACTTCAGCTTCGAGCCCATTTTCTTCAGACGCATCTCGATCACCGACGGACGGCCGACCAGAATCGGCTTGGCAATCTTTTCGAGCAGCACGAATTGCGCGGCGCGCAGCACGCGCTCGTCTTCACCTTCGGCGAACACGATGCGCGCCGGTTGCGACTTCGCAGCCGCGAACACCGGGCGCATGACCATGCCCGTGCGATACACCGTCGTGCCGAGTTCTTCGCGATATGCGTCCATGTCCTTGATCGGACGGGTCGCGACGCCCGAATCCATCGCAGCCTGAGCGACGGCCGGCGCGATCTTGATGATCAGGCGCGGGTCGAACGGCTTCGGAATCAGGTATTCCGGGCCGAATTCGAGCGAGTGGCCTTCGTACGCCTTCGCGACCTCGTCGCCCTGATCGGTTTCTTCGGCCAGTTCAGCGATCGCGCGCACGCACGCCAGCTTCATTTCTTCGGTGATCGTGGTTGCGCCAACATCCAGCGCGCCACGGAAGATGAACGGGAAACACAGCACATTGTTGACCTGGTTCGGATAGTCCGAACGGCCGGTCGCGACGATGCAGTCGGGGCGAACCTTCTTCGCTTCTTCCGGGCGGATTTCCGGTTCCGGATTGGCCAGCGCCAGAATCAGCGGCTGGGTGCCCATCTCGACGACCATTTCCGGCTTCAGCACGCCTGCGCTCGAGCAGCCGAGGAACACGTCGGCGCCGCGAATCGCGTCAGCCAGCGTGCGCGCTTCGGTGTTCGCCGCGTAACGTTCCTTCGACGGATCGAGATTGCCGCGACCTTCGTAGATCACGCCCTTCGAATCGGTGACGAGAACGTTCTTCTTCGACAGACCGAGGTTCACCAGCAAGTCCAGACACGCAATGGCCGCTGCGCCCGCGCCCGAACATACCAGCTTCACTTCGTCGAGTTTTTTGCCGACCACTTTCAGGCCGTTCAGAATCGCCGCCGACGCGATGATCGCCGTGCCGTGCTGATCGTCATGGAAAACGGGGATCTTCATGCGCTCGCGCAGCTTCTTCTCGATGTAGAAGCACTCGGGCGCCTTGATGTCTTCGAGGTTGATGCCGCCCAGCGTGGGTTCGAGCATCGCGATGGCTTCGACCAGCTTGTCCGGGTCGGTCTCGGCGAGTTCGATATCGAACACGTCGATGCCGGCAAACTTCTTGAACAGACAGCCCTTGCCTTCCATCACCGGCTTCGCGGCGAGCGGGCCGATATTGCCGAGACCGAGCACGGCCGTGCCGTTCGTGATCACGCCGACCAGGTTGCCGCGCGACGTGTACTTCTGGGCGTCGAGCGGTTCGTCGTAGATCGCCATACAGGCCGCGGCGACGCCCGGCGAGTAAGCGAGCGACAGATCGAGCTGGTTCGACAGCGGCTTGGTGGGCGTAACCGAAATCTTGCCGGGTTTCGGATTCTGGTGATATGCGAGAGCGCTTTGCTTGAGTTGTTCGTCCATTTTTTTAGCCTGCGAGACGTAAGAAATTGGCCGGGCACCCTGCACCGTTGACGTCGTATTCATCTATCGAATAGACAATTGACCGAGGCGGATTTTTGCGTGCGCCGAGTAGGCGACGCGCCGAGCCGCGACGGGGGACGAGACAGTGCGGAGTGCTTCGCGGGCCGATCAGTGTACACCCCGAAAGCGTCGCTGAACTGCGTGGTTAACACTGCTCACCATACGCGAAACACCCGCTGGCTATGGTGCGCCGCCGCATGACGTGAACTGGTTGTCGCAGGGTTCGGTGCGGATAGCGGCGCGCGTTTCAACGCTCATCTGCACAAATCGCAGGCAGTTTGCGAAGCGCTTTTTCAGCAAACAAACCGCGTGCAAGCTTATTCGAGCTCTGCGCCGCGTCGTTCGGGAATCAGAAAGAGCGTGGCGAAGATGTCGAGCAGGTAGATCGACGCCAGAAAGGCCAGCGCGGCGCCGAACGAATAACGTGCGGCGAGCGCGCCGACCACGACCGGACCGAAGCCGCCCACCGCGCGGCCCACGTTGAACAGCACATTCTGAGCGGTGGCCCGCGCGTCGGTCGGATAAAGCTCGGAAATCAGCGCGCCGTAACCGCCGATCATCCCGTTGACGAACACGCCCATCGCCGCGCCGCCGATCAGCAAAGCCATGGGCGTGCTCAGGTGCGCGTAGACGAACACCATCACAACTGCGCCCACCTGATAGAACAGGAAGGTCGGCTTGCGGCCGAAGCGGTCGGCGGCCAGGCCGAACAGCCAGATGCCGGCCGCCATGCCGAGCACCGTGACCGCCGTCCACACGCCGGATCTGGTCAGCGAATAGCCGAATGTTTTCGACAGATAGCTCGGAAGCCAGATCATCAGCCCGTAATAGCCGAAGTTCTGAACCGAGCACAAGATAGCGACGCCGATGCTTGCCCGCGTGGTGCGGCCATCGGCGACCAGCAGCCTGAACGGCTGCTTGCGCATGCCGCGCGCGACGCGCTCGGTGAACAACGCGGGTTCCTCGACGCGGCGTCGCACGAAAAACGACACGATGGCGGGCAGCAGGCCCAGCGCAAACATGCCGCGCCAGCCGATCAGCGGCAACAGGAGCGGCGTCAGCAGCGCAGCCGCCAGTACGCCGAGCTGCCAGCCAAGCCCGACATACGACGACGCCCGCGCCCGCTGCGACGCCGGCCACGCTTCAGCGACCAGCGTCATGCCGATGCCGAACTCGCCACCCAGCCCGATTCCGGCGATGGTCCGGTAGATCAGCAGGTCGGTATAGCCCTGCGCCAGCGCACATAGCCCGGTGAAGACCGCGAAAATCAGAATCGTCCACGTCAACATTTTCACGCGCCCGAAATAGTCGCTCAGCGCCCCGAAAATCACCCCGCCCGCAACCGCGCCGATCAACGTCCACGTGACCAGCGAGCCCGCCTGCGTCGAACTCAGGTGCAGATCGACGGCGATCACGGGCAGCATGAAGCCGAGAATCAGCAGATCGAAGCCGTCCATCGCATAGCCGAGCACCGACGCGATCAGCGCCCGTCCCGCGTAGCCCTTCTGGGTGGAGGCGCGAGTGTCGGTGGCGGAGGAGGCGGCATTCATTGGAAGCATTCCGTAGGTCAGAGGGGCACGCGGGGCGTCGGCAAGATCGCGGCGCCCGAGAAATTCGCGTGAGTGTAAAGGCGCTCCAGACTGCTCACAAGCAGGCAAAAAAGGGCGGAGAGCCGTTACGAGCGCAGTGCCGCCATGGTCCGCAAAGCCCGAGCCGCGCGGCCGTTATGACCGCCATTCGCGCCGCCCGCGCACGACGGCCTCCTCGGGAGCACCCATTTCGGGTAAAATATCGGCCTACGCGCGTAGCAAAAACCGGCCTGTACTCCAGACCGGCAGCGTATTCCGCCCGGCATGGCGCGGCATACCTCGCTTGCTGCGCCACCGGGCCCCGCGCCCGCTTCTCCCGCTCATACCCAAGGATCCCGCCCATGACAGGCTTCGATCGCCAGACGATCTCCGACACGACCGCAAAAATGCTGCTGGAAGTTCAGGCAGTGCACTTCAACGCGGAGAAACCGTACATTTTCACGTCCGGCTGGGCGAGCCCGGTTTATATCGACTGCCGCAAGCTGATTTCG from the Paraburkholderia fungorum genome contains:
- a CDS encoding NADP-dependent malic enzyme — its product is MDEQLKQSALAYHQNPKPGKISVTPTKPLSNQLDLSLAYSPGVAAACMAIYDEPLDAQKYTSRGNLVGVITNGTAVLGLGNIGPLAAKPVMEGKGCLFKKFAGIDVFDIELAETDPDKLVEAIAMLEPTLGGINLEDIKAPECFYIEKKLRERMKIPVFHDDQHGTAIIASAAILNGLKVVGKKLDEVKLVCSGAGAAAIACLDLLVNLGLSKKNVLVTDSKGVIYEGRGNLDPSKERYAANTEARTLADAIRGADVFLGCSSAGVLKPEMVVEMGTQPLILALANPEPEIRPEEAKKVRPDCIVATGRSDYPNQVNNVLCFPFIFRGALDVGATTITEEMKLACVRAIAELAEETDQGDEVAKAYEGHSLEFGPEYLIPKPFDPRLIIKIAPAVAQAAMDSGVATRPIKDMDAYREELGTTVYRTGMVMRPVFAAAKSQPARIVFAEGEDERVLRAAQFVLLEKIAKPILVGRPSVIEMRLKKMGSKLKCGEDFEIVDPEDDPRYQQCWQAYHELGAREGVTPDVAKAAMRKFNTLIGAILVRLGEADGMICGMISQYHTHLKFIEQVLGKAENVQNFAAMNLLMLPGRNLFICDTYVNETPTAEQLADMTILAAGEIEKFGITPKVALLSNSNFGSAPSSSSQRMAAARKLIAERAPTLEIDGEMHGDAALSEAIRKAAFPGTTLSGEANLLIMPNVEAANITYNMLKMIGGEGVTVGPFLLGAEKPVHILTPAATVRRIINMTAVASANARKPVNNK
- a CDS encoding MFS transporter; its protein translation is MNAASSATDTRASTQKGYAGRALIASVLGYAMDGFDLLILGFMLPVIAVDLHLSSTQAGSLVTWTLIGAVAGGVIFGALSDYFGRVKMLTWTILIFAVFTGLCALAQGYTDLLIYRTIAGIGLGGEFGIGMTLVAEAWPASQRARASSYVGLGWQLGVLAAALLTPLLLPLIGWRGMFALGLLPAIVSFFVRRRVEEPALFTERVARGMRKQPFRLLVADGRTTRASIGVAILCSVQNFGYYGLMIWLPSYLSKTFGYSLTRSGVWTAVTVLGMAAGIWLFGLAADRFGRKPTFLFYQVGAVVMVFVYAHLSTPMALLIGGAAMGVFVNGMIGGYGALISELYPTDARATAQNVLFNVGRAVGGFGPVVVGALAARYSFGAALAFLASIYLLDIFATLFLIPERRGAELE